The Eubacterium maltosivorans genome includes the window AGCACAGGGTCAATTTTGGGTTCAAAGACCTGGTCTGTGTTCAATACATTTTTGACATCTTCCAGGCCAATCATGTTAATATACAGCGCTGCCATCAGTGCTGCTCCAAGGCTGGTGGCCTCCAGTGTGTCAGGACGTGACACTCTGGCGTCACAGTAATCTGCCAGCATCTGGACTAACAGGTTGTTTTCAGAAGCGCCGCCGTCAATCTTGATTTCCTCAATTTTTACATTGCATTCCTGTTCTACCACATCCAGAATATCCTTGATGCCAAAGGCGATACATTCAAGGGTTGCGCGGGCAATATGGGCTTCTGTGGTTCCGCGGGTAATACCGATGAGCATACCGCGGGCAAAGGGATCGTTGTGCGGTGTGGTCAGTCCAACCAGAGCCGGTACGAAGTAAACGCCGTTGGTATCTGGAACTGAAGCCGCCAAAGCCTCAATATCTGAAGATTTCCGAATGATTTTCAGGCCGTCACGCAGCCACTGGACTGCTGAACCGGTAACAGACACAAAGCCTTCAACTGCATAGGTTATGGTGTCGCCAAGCTTCCAGGCGATCAGGTTATCCACACCGCCTGAGGCAATATTAAATTCTGAACCAATGTTAATATCCATAAAGCTGCCGGTACCATTGGTGCATTTCATGGTCCCGGGTTCAAGACATCCCTGGGCAAACAATGCGGACTGCTGATCTGCAACCGCCCCGGTGATCGGGATTGCGCTGCCAAAAAGATCGGTGGTTCCATAGTCGGAGGATTCTGACTGAATAACTGGAAAAATATCCTCCGGGACACCGATATAATCCAGAAACTCTTTGTGCCATTCACCGGTTCTCAGATCAATACAGCCGCTGCTGGAGGCGTTAGAGCAGGAAACCGCATGTGTCTTTCCGCCCGTCAGCTTCCAGATCATCCATGTATCCATAGTTCCATATA containing:
- a CDS encoding FGGY family carbohydrate kinase, which gives rise to MGKYVLVIDEGTTGTRALIFDSGFNIAAQAYQEFTQYTPQENMVEHDAMEIYAKSVGVCREAIEMAGLSSDDIACMGITNQRNTCVIWDKNTGEPLYNAIVWQDSRTGQAVDAIKQTEWAEKILQETGKVIAPHNNALIIKWYMDNMQEIKEKIENGEALYGTMDTWMIWKLTGGKTHAVSCSNASSSGCIDLRTGEWHKEFLDYIGVPEDIFPVIQSESSDYGTTDLFGSAIPITGAVADQQSALFAQGCLEPGTMKCTNGTGSFMDINIGSEFNIASGGVDNLIAWKLGDTITYAVEGFVSVTGSAVQWLRDGLKIIRKSSDIEALAASVPDTNGVYFVPALVGLTTPHNDPFARGMLIGITRGTTEAHIARATLECIAFGIKDILDVVEQECNVKIEEIKIDGGASENNLLVQMLADYCDARVSRPDTLEATSLGAALMAALYINMIGLEDVKNVLNTDQVFEPKIDPVLRDTHSLEWKEAVKRSLNWIRH